A stretch of Zootoca vivipara chromosome 13, rZooViv1.1, whole genome shotgun sequence DNA encodes these proteins:
- the LOC118095779 gene encoding gastrula zinc finger protein XlCGF49.1-like isoform X1 yields MSPSPLGGDELEMKNKGDHDEIHTGEKPYKNLECGKSIQSSPSTSHQRNPSGKKPYQCLECGKRFGWRAHLTRHERIHTGEKPYKCVQCGKSFSQRANLTTHQRRHTGEKPFQCLECGKSFKEKAKLTSHQIIHTGEKPFQCRECGRRFTHSGNLTSHEITHTWERPYKCLECGRSFSQDSYLISHQIIHTGARSYKCLECGESFSQYSYLTSHQRIHSRENHSLPESLNCCIGLDGESYLLQPPATQDIQQKHP; encoded by the exons ATGTCGCCTTCTCCGctgg gtggtgatgaattggaaatgaaGAACAAGGGAGACCATGAtgaaattcacacaggggagaaaccatataaaaatttggaatgtggaaagagcatTCAAAGTTCCCCTtcaacttcccatcaaagaaatccCAGTGGGAAAAAACCttaccagtgcttggaatgtggaaaacgCTTCGGTTGGAGGGCTCATCTCACTCGACAcgagagaattcatacaggggagaaaccatacaaATGTgtgcaatgtggaaagagcttcagtcagcggGCCAATCTCACTACTCATCAAAGacgtcatacaggggagaaaccttttcagtgcttggaatgtggaaagagcttcaaggAAAAGGCcaagctcacttcccatcaaataattcatacgggggagaaaccatttcagtgcagGGAATGTGGGAGGAGATTCACTCATAGtggcaatctcacttcccatgaaaTAACTCATACCTGGGAGAGGCcttataaatgcttggaatgtggaaggagtTTTAGTCAAGACTCTTATCTCATTtctcatcaaataattcatactggGGCAAGAtcatataaatgcttggaatgtggagagAGTTTTAGTCAGTATtcctatctcacttcccatcaaagaattcacagtaGGGAGAATCACAGTCTcccagaatcattgaattgttgcATTGGACTGGATGGTGAGAGTTatctgctccaaccccctgcaacgcaggatattcaacaaaagcatccatga
- the LOC118095779 gene encoding gastrula zinc finger protein XlCGF49.1-like isoform X2, whose amino-acid sequence MASLGGDELEMKNKGDHDEIHTGEKPYKNLECGKSIQSSPSTSHQRNPSGKKPYQCLECGKRFGWRAHLTRHERIHTGEKPYKCVQCGKSFSQRANLTTHQRRHTGEKPFQCLECGKSFKEKAKLTSHQIIHTGEKPFQCRECGRRFTHSGNLTSHEITHTWERPYKCLECGRSFSQDSYLISHQIIHTGARSYKCLECGESFSQYSYLTSHQRIHSRENHSLPESLNCCIGLDGESYLLQPPATQDIQQKHP is encoded by the exons atggcctctcttg gtggtgatgaattggaaatgaaGAACAAGGGAGACCATGAtgaaattcacacaggggagaaaccatataaaaatttggaatgtggaaagagcatTCAAAGTTCCCCTtcaacttcccatcaaagaaatccCAGTGGGAAAAAACCttaccagtgcttggaatgtggaaaacgCTTCGGTTGGAGGGCTCATCTCACTCGACAcgagagaattcatacaggggagaaaccatacaaATGTgtgcaatgtggaaagagcttcagtcagcggGCCAATCTCACTACTCATCAAAGacgtcatacaggggagaaaccttttcagtgcttggaatgtggaaagagcttcaaggAAAAGGCcaagctcacttcccatcaaataattcatacgggggagaaaccatttcagtgcagGGAATGTGGGAGGAGATTCACTCATAGtggcaatctcacttcccatgaaaTAACTCATACCTGGGAGAGGCcttataaatgcttggaatgtggaaggagtTTTAGTCAAGACTCTTATCTCATTtctcatcaaataattcatactggGGCAAGAtcatataaatgcttggaatgtggagagAGTTTTAGTCAGTATtcctatctcacttcccatcaaagaattcacagtaGGGAGAATCACAGTCTcccagaatcattgaattgttgcATTGGACTGGATGGTGAGAGTTatctgctccaaccccctgcaacgcaggatattcaacaaaagcatccatga